From one Bradyrhizobium sp. Ash2021 genomic stretch:
- a CDS encoding MFS transporter, whose product MTAPEAASPASATPAPAPSWRDGLAVYLQPRVLIVLLLGFSSGLPLALSGSTLLVWMRESGVDLGTIGLFALVGTPYTLKFLWAPLVDALHVPFFTRTFGRRRGWLVFSQLLLIVAILLLALTDPARSPLFVALGALLVAAMSSTQDIVVDAFRVESLPESEQAAGMASYVAAYRIGMLVSTAGALFIVSGFEGTGIARASAWMWGYVVMAALVLIGTATALAATEPEQSARAEAATRTETAFERVLHAAIGAFSEFVTRRDAWAALAFVVLFKFTDAFSGTMTAPFVIDLGFSRNDYAAIVKGVGLAATLIGGFAGGFVARRYSLAASLWIGGLLQAVANLSFSWLALVGVNEWALAFAITAENFTSAIGTVIFVAYLSALCRNPLHTATQYALLTALAAVGRTYLSSGAGYVAKATGWPLFFAICVVVAVPSLILLAWLQRRGHFDELGPVKV is encoded by the coding sequence ATGACCGCACCCGAAGCTGCCTCCCCAGCCTCAGCTACGCCAGCCCCCGCGCCCTCCTGGCGCGACGGCCTTGCCGTTTACCTGCAGCCACGCGTGCTGATCGTGCTGCTGCTCGGCTTTTCCTCCGGGCTGCCGCTGGCGCTGTCGGGATCGACGCTGCTGGTGTGGATGCGCGAATCCGGCGTCGACCTCGGCACCATCGGCCTGTTCGCGCTGGTCGGTACGCCCTACACGCTGAAATTCCTGTGGGCGCCCTTGGTCGACGCGCTGCATGTGCCGTTCTTCACGCGAACCTTCGGCCGCCGGCGCGGCTGGCTGGTGTTCTCGCAATTGCTGCTGATCGTGGCGATCCTGCTGCTGGCATTGACCGACCCGGCGCGCTCGCCGTTGTTCGTCGCGCTCGGCGCGCTGCTGGTCGCGGCGATGTCCTCGACGCAGGACATCGTCGTCGATGCGTTCCGGGTCGAGAGCCTGCCCGAAAGCGAGCAGGCGGCCGGGATGGCGTCCTATGTCGCCGCCTACCGCATCGGCATGCTGGTCTCGACCGCGGGCGCGCTGTTCATCGTCAGCGGCTTCGAAGGCACCGGCATCGCGCGCGCATCGGCCTGGATGTGGGGCTATGTAGTGATGGCCGCACTGGTGCTGATCGGGACCGCCACGGCCCTGGCCGCGACCGAGCCCGAGCAATCCGCGCGCGCGGAAGCGGCGACGCGCACGGAAACCGCGTTCGAGCGCGTGCTGCATGCCGCGATCGGCGCGTTCTCGGAATTCGTCACCCGCCGCGACGCCTGGGCCGCACTCGCCTTCGTCGTGCTGTTCAAATTCACCGACGCGTTTTCCGGCACCATGACCGCACCGTTCGTGATCGACCTCGGTTTTTCGCGCAACGACTACGCCGCGATCGTCAAGGGCGTGGGTCTGGCCGCCACATTGATCGGCGGCTTTGCCGGCGGCTTCGTGGCGCGGCGTTATTCGCTGGCGGCAAGCCTGTGGATCGGCGGCCTGCTGCAGGCGGTCGCCAATCTCTCGTTCTCGTGGCTGGCGCTGGTCGGCGTCAACGAATGGGCGCTGGCCTTCGCCATCACCGCCGAAAATTTCACCAGCGCCATCGGCACCGTGATCTTCGTCGCCTATTTATCCGCGCTGTGCCGCAACCCGCTGCACACCGCGACCCAATACGCGCTGCTGACCGCGCTCGCCGCCGTCGGGCGCACGTATCTATCCTCCGGCGCAGGCTATGTCGCAAAGGCGACGGGATGGCCGCTGTTCTTTGCGATCTGCGTCGTGGTCGCGGTGCCGAGCCTGATCCTGCTGGCCTGGCTGCAGCGGCGCGGGCATTTTGACGAATTGGGGCCGGTGAAGGTTTAG
- the def gene encoding peptide deformylase, with protein MALREIIILPDKQLRLVSKPVEKVTAEIRKLADDMFETMYDAPGIGLAAIQVAQPLRLITMDLAKKAEDGETKPQPRVFINPEIIFSSEELSVYEEGCLSIPEYYEEVERPARVRVRFTDLDGKLHEEDADGLFATCIQHEIDHLNGVLFVDYLSKLKRDRVLKKFTKAAKRAAE; from the coding sequence ATGGCCTTAAGAGAAATCATCATCCTGCCGGACAAGCAGTTGCGGCTCGTTTCCAAGCCCGTCGAAAAGGTGACGGCGGAGATCCGCAAGCTCGCCGACGACATGTTCGAGACCATGTATGACGCCCCCGGGATCGGCCTTGCGGCGATCCAGGTCGCGCAGCCGTTGCGGCTGATCACCATGGATCTCGCCAAGAAGGCCGAGGACGGCGAGACCAAGCCGCAGCCGCGGGTCTTCATCAATCCGGAGATCATCTTCTCGTCGGAGGAATTGTCGGTCTACGAGGAGGGCTGCCTGTCGATCCCCGAATATTACGAGGAGGTCGAGCGGCCGGCGCGGGTGCGCGTGCGCTTCACCGATCTCGACGGCAAGCTGCACGAGGAGGATGCGGACGGCCTGTTCGCGACCTGCATCCAGCACGAGATCGATCACCTCAACGGCGTGCTGTTCGTGGATTATTTGTCGAAGCTGAAGCGCGACCGCGTGCTGAAGAAGTTCACCAAAGCCGCCAAGCGCGCGGCGGAGTAG
- a CDS encoding DNA recombination protein RmuC, protein MNEIIFVIGDWPIRTIDALIGFGALALVLLLVIAIVIARSGRRGAELAMAQAIRADELEERLSEMLQAQNVATGRVDAMGQALARRQAEMARAVNERLDSVTHRVGQSMEATTRNTMDSLRVLHERLGIIDNAHKNLTELTSQVTTLRDVLANKQSRGAFGQARMEAIVQDGMPKGSYEFQFTLSTGKRPDCVVFLPDQRPLCIDAKFPLEAMTALHDARTDEEKKYATQRLRNDVMKHVSDIAEKYLIAGETQDTALMFVPSESVYAEIHDGFDDVIQKAYRARVVLVSPSLLMLAIQVMQQILKDARMRDAADQIRTEVLNLGDDLGRLRDRVLKLQKHFGDVNEDVRQILISADKIEKRAGRIEELDFSKTETPVELPRIVKSGAPELFPAPRKLQAGE, encoded by the coding sequence ATGAACGAGATTATTTTTGTCATCGGCGACTGGCCGATCCGCACCATTGACGCGCTGATCGGCTTTGGCGCGCTCGCCCTTGTCCTGCTTCTGGTGATCGCCATCGTGATCGCGCGCTCCGGCCGCCGCGGCGCGGAACTGGCGATGGCGCAGGCGATCCGCGCCGACGAACTCGAGGAACGCCTGAGCGAGATGCTGCAGGCGCAGAACGTGGCCACCGGCCGGGTCGATGCGATGGGACAGGCGCTGGCCCGCCGCCAGGCCGAAATGGCGCGCGCCGTCAACGAGCGGCTGGATTCGGTGACCCACCGCGTCGGCCAGTCGATGGAAGCGACCACGCGCAACACCATGGACAGTCTGCGCGTGCTGCACGAGCGGCTCGGCATTATCGACAATGCGCATAAAAATCTCACCGAGCTGACGTCACAAGTGACCACGCTACGCGACGTGCTCGCCAACAAGCAGTCGCGCGGCGCGTTCGGCCAGGCGCGGATGGAAGCGATCGTCCAGGACGGCATGCCGAAGGGCAGTTACGAATTCCAGTTCACGCTCTCGACCGGCAAGCGGCCGGACTGCGTGGTGTTCCTGCCCGACCAGCGCCCGCTGTGCATCGACGCGAAATTTCCGCTGGAAGCGATGACCGCGCTGCACGACGCACGCACCGACGAGGAAAAGAAATACGCCACGCAGCGGCTGCGCAATGACGTGATGAAGCATGTCAGCGACATCGCCGAGAAATATCTGATTGCGGGCGAGACCCAGGACACCGCGCTGATGTTCGTGCCGTCGGAATCGGTTTATGCCGAGATTCACGACGGCTTCGACGACGTGATCCAGAAGGCCTATCGCGCCCGCGTGGTGCTGGTATCGCCGTCGCTGTTGATGCTGGCGATTCAGGTGATGCAGCAGATCCTCAAAGACGCGCGGATGCGCGACGCCGCCGACCAGATCCGCACCGAGGTGCTCAACCTCGGCGACGATCTCGGCCGCCTGCGCGACCGCGTGCTGAAGCTGCAAAAGCATTTTGGCGACGTCAACGAGGACGTCCGGCAAATCCTGATCTCCGCCGACAAGATCGAAAAACGCGCCGGGCGGATCGAGGAACTGGATTTCAGCAAGACCGAGACGCCGGTGGAACTCCCGCGCATCGTCAAGAGCGGCGCGCCGGAGCTGTTCCCCGCGCCGCGCAAGCTGCAGGCGGGTGAGTAG